One genomic window of Hippopotamus amphibius kiboko isolate mHipAmp2 chromosome 10, mHipAmp2.hap2, whole genome shotgun sequence includes the following:
- the LOC130829830 gene encoding F-box only protein 27-like, whose amino-acid sequence MAHQAGALAELPVAAGPDQETTCASASGGLSARVPAPDLEPEETLGLGQLPMELLEMVLVHVPPHPMLLGHCRSVCRPWRDRVDCQHLWLSILDRDHASLSPILRTYLPPEDSDPRPRVLGCFCARRPIGRNLLSIPSGEEGSWNSPMQSGGDGRGEEENLGDRPGAISQTGLRYSYRCCYKGEMLNLEKEGLWPELLDSGKIGICVSACWKELQDSDHTYHLVIGLLDANHDVLHRFFHEGFPIQRRRNRVSFKVRPCSPTSRRVSALCFLTTVSGAWIIGLSNMYSLCPNPKSSCGSVCPS is encoded by the coding sequence ATGGCCCACCAGGCAGGAGCACTGGCTGAGTTGCCTGTGGCAGCCGGGCCTGACCAGGAGACCACGTGCGCCTCAGCCTCTGGGGGCCTGTCCGCCCGGGTCCCCGCTCCGGATCTGGAACCTGAGGAGACGCTGGGTCTGGGCCAGCTGCCCATGGAGCTGCTCGAGATGGTGCTGGTCCacgtgcccccccaccccatgctgcTCGGGCACTGCCGCTCTGTGTGCCGGCCCTGGCGCGACCGGGTGGACTGCCAGCACCTGTGGCTGAGCATCTTGGACCGAGACCACGCCTCCCTGTCACCCATCCTCCGCACCTACCTGCCCCCCGAAGACAGCGACCCCAGGCCGCGCGTCTTGGGCTGCTTCTGCGCGCGCAGACCCATAGGACGCAACCTCCTCTCGATCCCCAGTGGCGAAGAAGGCTCCTGGAACAGTCCGATGCAGAGCGGTGGAGACGGccggggagaggaggaaaacttGGGGGACAGGCCTGGGGCCATTTCACAGACAGGCTTACGGTATTCCTACAGGTGTTGTTACAAGGGAGAAATGTTGAACTTGGAAAAGGAGGGTCTGTGGCCGGAACTCCTGGATAGTGGAAAGATTGGTATTTGTGTCTCTGCTTGCTGGAAAGAACTACAAGACAGTGACCACACGTATCATCTAGTCATCGGACTTCTGGATGCCAACCATGACGTCCTGCATCGTTTCTTTCATGAAGGTTTTCCCATCCAGAGGCGGAGAAACCGTGTCTCCTTTAAGGTCAGACCGTGTTCTCCAACCTCAAGAAGGGTGTCCGCTTTGTGTTTTTTGACCACAGTGTCTGGGGCTTGGATTATTGGCTTGAGCAATATGTACTCTCTATGTCCGAATCCGAAGTCATCGTGCGGTTCCGTCTGTCCTAGTTGA